The genomic region AGTTTAATGCCGTTTTTGGTTTCCATGCCGCAGCGTTCGCCCATTTTTAACAGGGTCAGGGCCAGCCGCCCGGGAGCCTGCCAGCAAACCATCTCGTGAATTATCTGTTCCGCTTCCCGCATGCGCACCCCCAGCAATTTGGCAACTTTAATCGCGAGAAAAGGATGGGCACCCATTAGCTCTTCAAATTTGTTTTTACGCAAAACCACCAGGCTGACGTTGCTGATTGCACCGGCAAAGCAGGTGCGTTCCCCTCCCCACAGGGCTTCGGCCAGACCCATTAGCTCCCCGGGGCTGCGGATACTGCCTACGGTAACCCGGCGGCCGTCGGCATTTAAGCGGTAGATTTTTACCCAGCCGCTTTCCACCAGGTAGACCCGGTCGGCCGGATCACCGGCGGCAAAAATGACATGACCTTTCGGGTAATGCACCGTAAATCCAGCCTGGCGAATAATTGCCTTTTCCACGTCATTTAATGCTGCTGTTTCCAGGTGCGGTAGT from Desulfofundulus luciae harbors:
- a CDS encoding Crp/Fnr family transcriptional regulator, which translates into the protein MSLPHLETAALNDVEKAIIRQAGFTVHYPKGHVIFAAGDPADRVYLVESGWVKIYRLNADGRRVTVGSIRSPGELMGLAEALWGGERTCFAGAISNVSLVVLRKNKFEELMGAHPFLAIKVAKLLGVRMREAEQIIHEMVCWQAPGRLALTLLKMGERCGMETKNGIKLGVQLTHEELANMVGTSRQTVTSLLNTFKQEKSIAYEGRTISIVDPDKLARWIM